One Leptospira wolbachii serovar Codice str. CDC genomic region harbors:
- a CDS encoding M23 family metallopeptidase, producing the protein MAETYVTTAYERLQIANLRWRKRLQKWISRSRERVSFVLIPNDEKALAQIEISVGMLGFLFGLSLSLVLLSFGLLFYFSFLFDRDLSLEKKTETQLVSFLFYDLLSQDLRDSVEELESTAESLNLLAWEEIPEKEMITQDYLLKEEFRKDASELDSNLLLFQQVVTTYTQFGVRLGNLVPNFQNAIDYLSMRESIFYSMPRGRPLKPGVGVVTSTFGYRSDPFGILPVGEYHSGIDFAAGEGTPIYATGPGIIAVDTAVGGLGKSVRINHENGFFTLYGHCSLILVNPGDRVKRGDKIALVGQTGKATGAHVHYEVRIGLDAPLDPEEYINLD; encoded by the coding sequence TTGGCAGAAACTTACGTCACAACCGCCTACGAAAGGCTCCAAATTGCAAACTTACGTTGGCGAAAACGCCTCCAGAAGTGGATTTCCCGCAGCCGGGAAAGAGTAAGCTTTGTCCTCATCCCCAACGATGAAAAAGCTTTGGCCCAAATTGAGATTTCTGTGGGGATGCTTGGGTTTTTGTTCGGGCTTTCCCTTTCCTTAGTCCTACTCTCCTTCGGCCTTCTCTTCTATTTTTCCTTTCTATTTGACCGAGATCTCTCTTTGGAGAAAAAAACGGAAACCCAACTAGTCTCTTTTTTGTTTTATGATCTACTTTCCCAGGACTTACGAGATTCCGTGGAAGAATTAGAATCCACTGCCGAGTCTTTGAATCTCCTTGCTTGGGAAGAAATTCCTGAAAAGGAAATGATCACTCAAGATTATTTACTGAAAGAAGAATTTCGTAAAGATGCAAGCGAACTAGATTCCAATCTCTTGTTATTCCAACAAGTGGTTACCACCTACACTCAGTTTGGTGTAAGGTTAGGCAATCTTGTGCCTAACTTTCAAAATGCGATTGATTACCTTTCCATGAGAGAAAGTATATTTTATTCCATGCCCAGAGGGCGTCCTCTAAAACCTGGTGTGGGAGTGGTAACATCTACTTTCGGTTACAGGAGTGATCCTTTTGGAATTTTACCAGTGGGTGAGTATCATTCAGGAATTGACTTTGCCGCAGGGGAAGGAACACCTATCTATGCCACAGGTCCCGGAATCATTGCGGTAGATACAGCAGTCGGGGGCCTTGGAAAATCAGTTCGCATCAACCATGAAAATGGATTTTTTACTCTTTATGGCCACTGCTCTTTGATTTTAGTGAATCCGGGAGATCGAGTCAAACGGGGAGATAAAATTGCCCTTGTGGGACAAACAGGAAAAGCAACAGGAGCTCACGTCCACTATGAAGTGAGGATTGGCCTCGATGCACCACTCGATCCAGAAGAATACATTAACTTAGATTAG
- the thiL gene encoding thiamine-phosphate kinase has product MKESEIIRTLFGTTPPPEDDCYFLAPNRLVTTDSLSEGTHFLHEWSSAPILARKLVEVNVSDITASGGRPKECFLNLGLSPLSRKKEWIRAFSKELRKSLDQYGMKLAGGDTFSASKTQLTLTVVGTVEKPWLRSGGKPGDYLYITGSLGKSQLGFRALKKKSKKNIYQDAITHHLSPKSRYVILKPLQNFQVHACMDITDGLIQDAERLAIPSKGKLKIQIESVPLDPLALTELGLDLCLGSGEELELLFLSPLVLPTKLAGIPVTMVGRLEKGKPGVHFLKAGKQYLPKSRGFLHFAEEE; this is encoded by the coding sequence TTGAAAGAATCCGAAATTATACGAACCTTGTTTGGAACCACTCCTCCCCCAGAGGATGACTGTTATTTTTTGGCCCCCAACCGGCTTGTGACAACAGATTCCCTTTCGGAAGGCACACATTTCCTCCACGAGTGGTCCTCGGCCCCCATTTTGGCCAGAAAACTGGTCGAAGTCAACGTATCCGACATTACAGCTTCTGGTGGACGGCCCAAGGAATGTTTCTTAAACTTGGGACTCTCTCCCCTCTCTCGTAAAAAAGAATGGATTCGAGCCTTTTCCAAAGAACTTCGCAAATCTTTAGACCAATATGGAATGAAACTAGCGGGGGGCGACACCTTTTCGGCTTCCAAAACCCAACTCACTCTTACCGTTGTGGGCACAGTGGAAAAACCCTGGCTTCGTTCTGGAGGGAAACCGGGAGACTATCTATACATCACGGGATCTCTCGGCAAAAGCCAACTCGGCTTCCGGGCTTTGAAAAAAAAATCAAAAAAAAATATATACCAAGATGCCATAACTCACCACCTCTCCCCTAAATCTCGTTATGTGATCTTGAAACCTCTCCAAAATTTTCAGGTCCATGCCTGTATGGACATCACCGACGGACTCATCCAAGATGCAGAACGGTTGGCTATCCCCTCAAAGGGAAAATTAAAAATCCAAATCGAATCGGTTCCATTGGATCCTTTGGCACTAACGGAACTTGGCCTAGATTTATGTTTGGGTTCGGGGGAAGAATTAGAGCTACTCTTTCTTTCTCCGCTGGTCCTTCCCACAAAACTTGCAGGAATTCCTGTGACAATGGTGGGAAGATTGGAAAAAGGAAAACCTGGAGTGCATTTTTTAAAAGCTGGTAAACAATACCTACCGAAGTCTCGCGGGTTTCTTCATTTCGCTGAAGAAGAATAA
- a CDS encoding DoxX family protein yields the protein MFDTLFSTSGDIIPLILRITAFVVIFPHGAQKLLGWFGGYGFKGTYGFFTGQMKFPGILAVLIILGESFGPVLLLVGFLTKFAAASIAIIMIGAAVLAHRQNGFFINWNGNQKGEGYEFHILAAGLLIALVVGGAGVYSVDFNLIGKF from the coding sequence ATGTTCGATACCCTATTTTCTACATCAGGGGATATTATCCCACTTATCTTACGCATCACAGCTTTTGTTGTGATCTTCCCACACGGTGCCCAAAAACTACTCGGTTGGTTTGGTGGATACGGATTCAAAGGTACCTACGGATTTTTTACAGGACAAATGAAGTTTCCTGGAATCCTTGCGGTTCTTATCATTCTTGGTGAGTCCTTTGGCCCCGTGCTTTTGCTTGTGGGTTTTTTAACTAAGTTTGCTGCGGCTTCTATCGCCATCATTATGATTGGTGCTGCTGTCCTCGCCCATAGACAAAATGGTTTTTTTATCAATTGGAATGGAAACCAAAAAGGTGAAGGATATGAGTTTCATATTCTTGCTGCAGGCCTTCTTATCGCCCTCGTGGTTGGTGGAGCTGGTGTGTATTCCGTTGATTTTAATTTAATCGGAAAATTTTAA
- a CDS encoding hybrid sensor histidine kinase/response regulator has product MKKLQTLTKVLLLEDDPTISLLYSGLLQKQGMEVTSFAEIKTALEYIEANQFLSESVILTDLQLPDGNGLEFVREIRKINKSIPIIVITSTEDPKSIIEVMKEHVQEYIIKPVIPAELISRIKYQLSNKDKEYQYSEYEREKIISLEKLLDWYSYKNHSLKKGDLNTQDMHKNLFYGLRTSLAQGAGFGILTQIIDIIKVMPKAPNGNFILDKDILDLLEENANYSKKVLNRFTEIEDVIFDRVPPQLATPNQVIKELLDVKAEMSNLFSLKDQSFSMGEIDPKYLDENTVVWNQKYFHSVFYELLLNAMRFSASSSRIYTMFQSSKEGFRISFVNSFSDDFQMKDGIPNEYLELIFEPFFRLNKNIYEKHGSLDYGIGLSFVRQTLQKFGGFISAFNIIDHRNNTKEPKIEFRIFLPYSSSAK; this is encoded by the coding sequence ATGAAAAAACTGCAAACACTAACAAAAGTATTACTTCTTGAAGACGATCCCACCATTTCCCTTCTTTACAGTGGGTTACTTCAAAAACAAGGAATGGAAGTAACCAGTTTTGCAGAAATAAAAACTGCTCTTGAATACATCGAAGCCAACCAATTTTTATCTGAAAGTGTGATTTTGACAGACTTACAATTACCCGATGGGAATGGTTTGGAATTTGTTCGGGAAATTCGAAAGATAAACAAGTCCATTCCCATTATTGTCATCACATCAACAGAAGATCCAAAATCTATCATCGAAGTGATGAAAGAACATGTTCAAGAATATATCATCAAACCAGTCATACCCGCTGAACTTATTTCTAGAATCAAATACCAACTTTCTAACAAAGATAAGGAATACCAATATTCTGAATATGAAAGAGAAAAGATCATTTCTCTTGAGAAACTTTTAGATTGGTATAGTTATAAGAATCATAGCCTGAAAAAAGGGGATCTAAATACACAAGATATGCACAAAAACTTGTTTTATGGACTTAGAACCAGTTTGGCGCAGGGTGCAGGATTTGGAATTCTAACACAAATTATCGATATCATTAAAGTGATGCCCAAGGCTCCGAATGGAAATTTTATTTTGGATAAGGATATTCTCGACTTACTAGAGGAAAATGCTAACTATTCCAAAAAAGTATTAAATAGATTCACTGAAATCGAAGATGTAATTTTTGATCGAGTCCCGCCACAATTGGCTACCCCGAACCAAGTAATAAAAGAACTGTTAGATGTTAAAGCGGAAATGAGCAATCTGTTTTCACTTAAGGACCAATCTTTTTCCATGGGAGAAATAGATCCAAAGTATTTGGATGAAAATACTGTCGTTTGGAACCAAAAATATTTCCATAGTGTATTTTATGAATTGTTACTGAATGCAATGCGGTTTTCTGCCTCTTCAAGTAGAATTTATACTATGTTTCAATCTAGTAAAGAGGGGTTTCGTATATCGTTTGTTAATTCATTTAGTGACGATTTTCAAATGAAAGATGGAATTCCAAATGAATATTTAGAATTAATATTTGAACCTTTTTTTCGATTGAATAAGAATATTTATGAAAAACATGGTTCGCTTGATTACGGAATCGGACTTAGCTTTGTTCGCCAAACATTGCAAAAATTTGGAGGATTCATTTCTGCATTCAACATTATCGATCATAGGAACAACACAAAAGAGCCAAAGATAGAGTTTCGGATTTTTTTACCTTATTCTTCTTCAGCGAAATGA
- the pcnB gene encoding polynucleotide adenylyltransferase PcnB, with protein MFKFLTSLFRKKADSVDSFLMYPEGKRYYRESHSIRRANIDEDAIKIINRLNKFRYKAYLVGGGVRDLLMGKRPKDFDIVTSATPNQIKRVFNNCRIIGKRFKIVHIIFKGKIIEVSTFRSLPEHRLEKHKADNDYLIKRDNSFGTAKEDAARRDFTINSLFYDPKNDSILDYVGGFEDIQKKIVRVIGDPDISFKEDPVRMLRAVKFSVLLGLDIEKKTKLAIKKNRLELDKSSTARLLEEYNKMFRTWKTSIIFEGLAENHLLDVLFKEPTDKLKKTDPEWREHFMETPLGKRLAVTDKLLSAREEMTPAIFYSLIFYDIVKDLYENDRGHLAHNIKESLQPVFERMGIPKREQDNLVKIFISQPRFQVTDDEKERQNSFFKKKDYFYDAFMVYKIVAISEGNESAVQTAFFWEISLRQRPKPDSHQFGQQNRKKEPNKKRPPRKKHRDRRGGGSQNQNNVQDGNQADTGKQPGSTSERQISDSDSEET; from the coding sequence ATGTTTAAATTTCTCACTTCTCTTTTCAGAAAGAAAGCCGACTCTGTCGATTCCTTTTTGATGTACCCCGAGGGAAAGAGATACTATCGAGAATCCCATTCTATCCGCAGGGCCAATATCGATGAAGATGCCATCAAAATCATCAATCGATTGAACAAGTTTCGTTACAAGGCCTATTTAGTCGGTGGAGGGGTCCGAGATCTGCTTATGGGCAAACGCCCTAAAGACTTTGATATAGTCACAAGTGCGACACCAAACCAAATCAAAAGGGTCTTCAATAACTGCCGAATCATCGGTAAACGATTTAAAATTGTACATATCATTTTTAAAGGTAAAATTATTGAAGTATCTACGTTCCGATCACTACCGGAACATCGTTTGGAAAAACACAAAGCAGATAACGATTATCTCATCAAACGGGACAATTCCTTCGGTACAGCAAAGGAAGACGCGGCAAGACGCGACTTTACCATTAACTCCTTGTTTTACGATCCTAAAAACGATTCCATTTTGGATTACGTTGGTGGATTCGAAGACATTCAAAAGAAAATCGTTAGGGTCATTGGTGATCCAGATATTTCCTTCAAAGAAGATCCAGTTCGTATGTTGCGAGCTGTTAAGTTTTCTGTTTTACTCGGGCTCGACATTGAGAAAAAAACCAAACTGGCAATCAAAAAGAACCGTTTGGAACTTGATAAGTCGTCCACTGCAAGACTCTTAGAAGAATACAACAAAATGTTTAGAACTTGGAAGACTTCGATTATATTCGAAGGTCTTGCTGAGAATCATTTGCTCGATGTACTTTTCAAAGAACCTACAGATAAACTAAAGAAAACAGATCCAGAGTGGCGTGAACATTTTATGGAAACACCACTTGGGAAAAGACTCGCAGTCACTGACAAACTCCTCTCGGCAAGAGAAGAGATGACACCTGCTATCTTTTATTCGTTAATTTTCTATGATATCGTCAAAGATCTTTATGAAAATGATCGGGGCCATTTAGCACACAACATTAAAGAAAGTCTCCAACCTGTTTTTGAACGAATGGGAATTCCCAAACGGGAACAAGACAATTTGGTGAAAATTTTTATTAGCCAACCTCGTTTCCAAGTCACTGATGATGAAAAAGAAAGACAAAACTCCTTTTTCAAAAAGAAGGACTACTTCTACGATGCGTTTATGGTCTATAAGATCGTTGCGATTTCGGAAGGAAACGAATCGGCAGTACAAACTGCTTTCTTTTGGGAAATCTCTTTGCGACAAAGACCGAAACCTGATAGCCATCAGTTCGGACAACAGAATCGTAAAAAAGAACCTAACAAAAAACGCCCACCGAGAAAGAAACACCGAGATAGAAGAGGTGGCGGTTCGCAAAACCAGAACAATGTTCAAGATGGGAACCAAGCAGACACTGGCAAACAACCAGGTTCCACTTCCGAAAGACAGATCTCTGATTCAGACTCAGAAGAAACGTAA
- a CDS encoding MFS transporter: MNQLIFYFAFAIGTFASSCFLYSIVIFCQTLDAVKGFSGIVFFFLFLPFPIFFLYTGYLLDHYSKKWVVVSFQFFLFISSFLLGAFTDFFHNHPLLLLPLAFVNGIGMTTVLPGRMAILREVMESHRLVFHTIAGNLLLIFAFGMSPLAVGWFREGNDYPSLFLVLASFHLLSMIAFTSLRYNAKIQNPGLDSKGSKLDRIPSLSENLKTVLEFLKVDSVSRQVMYMAVLSMLALGPIQVILPKYVRTELGLGELARGTVLVFLGPGLFLGGVLTILFHHLERKGLVLLIVFTLSSIFFLGFVPFGKAFTTSLFLFCFGVSGGVVSSLLPAILQKRAEDGIRGRILSLYTVCFQFTPAVSGFLSALLADTIGSQLTFGILGGLFLCFALFSFLQYKELRES, from the coding sequence TTGAACCAACTCATATTTTATTTTGCCTTCGCAATTGGTACCTTTGCCAGTAGTTGTTTTTTATATTCCATTGTAATTTTTTGCCAAACTCTAGATGCAGTGAAAGGATTCTCTGGGATTGTTTTCTTTTTTTTGTTTTTACCCTTTCCTATTTTTTTCTTATACACAGGTTACTTACTCGATCATTATTCCAAAAAATGGGTGGTGGTGAGCTTTCAGTTTTTTCTTTTTATCTCCTCTTTTCTGTTAGGTGCATTCACGGATTTTTTCCATAACCACCCTTTGCTTTTATTGCCTTTGGCCTTTGTCAATGGGATTGGAATGACGACAGTCCTACCGGGACGAATGGCCATTCTTCGAGAAGTGATGGAGTCACACCGATTGGTCTTTCATACCATTGCTGGGAATTTACTTTTGATTTTTGCCTTTGGAATGAGCCCGCTTGCTGTGGGTTGGTTTCGGGAAGGAAATGACTATCCCAGTTTATTTTTAGTATTGGCTTCTTTTCATTTACTATCCATGATCGCCTTTACTTCGTTACGTTATAATGCTAAGATCCAAAATCCAGGCTTAGATTCGAAAGGTTCAAAACTAGATAGAATTCCCTCTTTATCTGAAAATCTCAAAACAGTATTGGAATTTTTGAAAGTAGATTCGGTTTCTAGGCAAGTGATGTACATGGCAGTTCTCAGTATGCTTGCCCTTGGACCCATCCAAGTCATCCTCCCTAAATATGTTCGAACTGAGTTGGGACTCGGAGAACTAGCCCGGGGAACCGTTCTCGTATTTTTGGGTCCAGGGTTATTTCTCGGAGGAGTTCTCACCATCCTTTTCCACCACCTGGAAAGAAAGGGCCTTGTTCTACTCATTGTTTTTACCCTTTCCTCAATTTTCTTTTTGGGTTTTGTTCCTTTTGGAAAGGCTTTTACAACTTCGCTTTTTTTGTTTTGTTTTGGAGTTTCCGGGGGTGTGGTTTCGAGTCTTCTTCCGGCCATTTTACAAAAACGGGCAGAAGATGGAATCCGCGGACGGATCCTTTCCCTTTATACAGTTTGTTTTCAATTCACACCGGCAGTGTCTGGATTTCTTTCAGCTCTCCTTGCTGATACCATTGGTTCCCAACTCACCTTTGGAATTTTGGGTGGGTTATTTCTCTGTTTTGCCTTGTTTTCTTTTCTCCAATACAAGGAATTACGGGAGAGTTAA
- a CDS encoding APC family permease — translation MSQSTKKTNLSLFSLVCLAIGLTIGGGIFILTSVLTKDLGATLPYFYLLASVPMFFIIFPVAVLGRYFPTNGGIYFYPSRLVSPRFAFLVTWIFLTTASFGQVPLFTLACSEILFQIFPFGSKEIWAFSILTVFFLLNVLGLKPVLFVQNLLVSVLVFLLGYSIFRFADPRAIPQISPDSFPSFVSGLKTISILCFTFFGSNAIIELGKESGKPKHLLKAFLWAFPIVVLLYFSFSFAVSTLGPGDPTLPPSDYLFHLIRSRLTQVEYKLFLLGGPLLAVVTSLNGIFLIQTKSFICLIEDGWFPFLNNERKSPSYLKIFTIIYILSTLGLYLQWNLETLATYSTVGWFFVVLSQLFSLFVAKKILKENGYFPKLFFRKSITFVTILGFIFALLLTGILLFRLNEDRKLLGLIIVSGFGFFYSYLISKAKDWEPKEQSERKQEILKLYLESEDAND, via the coding sequence ATGTCCCAATCCACAAAGAAGACAAATCTTTCACTTTTTTCCTTGGTCTGCCTGGCCATTGGTCTGACCATCGGAGGGGGAATTTTCATTCTCACAAGCGTCCTCACAAAAGACCTCGGTGCGACTTTACCTTATTTTTATCTTTTGGCGTCCGTTCCCATGTTCTTTATCATCTTTCCTGTGGCGGTACTCGGAAGATATTTTCCCACCAATGGGGGGATCTATTTTTATCCGAGTCGCCTCGTCTCCCCGAGGTTTGCCTTTCTCGTCACCTGGATTTTTCTAACCACAGCAAGCTTCGGTCAAGTTCCCTTATTCACGCTTGCCTGTTCCGAGATCTTATTTCAAATATTTCCCTTTGGTTCCAAAGAAATTTGGGCCTTTTCCATTCTGACTGTTTTCTTTCTCTTAAATGTATTGGGACTGAAACCCGTACTTTTTGTACAAAATCTCCTAGTTTCCGTATTGGTATTTCTACTTGGGTATTCGATCTTTCGGTTTGCCGATCCAAGAGCCATCCCGCAAATTTCCCCCGATTCGTTCCCTAGTTTTGTATCTGGATTAAAAACCATCTCAATTCTATGTTTTACTTTTTTCGGATCTAATGCGATTATAGAACTCGGAAAAGAATCAGGAAAACCCAAACACTTACTCAAAGCTTTTTTATGGGCATTTCCCATTGTTGTACTTCTTTATTTTAGTTTTAGTTTTGCTGTATCCACTCTCGGGCCGGGAGATCCAACTCTTCCCCCTTCCGATTATCTTTTTCATTTGATTCGGAGTCGTTTGACCCAAGTAGAATACAAACTTTTTCTTTTAGGCGGACCTCTTCTTGCCGTAGTTACTTCGTTAAACGGAATTTTTCTCATCCAAACAAAGTCCTTTATCTGCTTGATAGAAGACGGATGGTTTCCTTTCCTAAATAATGAAAGGAAATCCCCTTCTTATCTGAAAATTTTTACCATCATCTATATTCTTTCCACATTAGGTTTATACTTACAATGGAATCTGGAAACCTTAGCGACTTATTCTACAGTCGGTTGGTTCTTTGTTGTTCTATCTCAATTGTTTTCACTCTTTGTTGCAAAAAAAATCTTAAAAGAAAACGGTTATTTCCCTAAATTATTTTTTAGAAAATCGATCACATTCGTGACCATCCTCGGATTTATTTTTGCGCTTCTTTTAACGGGAATTCTCCTATTCCGTTTGAACGAGGATCGAAAATTACTCGGTCTTATCATAGTGAGTGGATTTGGGTTTTTCTATTCTTATCTAATATCAAAAGCCAAAGATTGGGAACCCAAAGAACAGTCAGAAAGAAAACAGGAAATACTCAAACTTTATTTAGAATCAGAGGATGCCAATGACTAG
- the rpsI gene encoding 30S ribosomal protein S9, which yields MAQKAIWAVGRRKTSVARAKIASGTGKITVNHKDVNDYIKNGDHLVRRALEPLLILEARDKYDIALNVSGGGVIGQVGAIRHAVARALVAFNEAFKPALKKEGFLTRDSRMVERKKYGLHKARRGTQFSKR from the coding sequence ATGGCGCAAAAAGCAATTTGGGCAGTAGGCCGACGTAAAACATCCGTTGCACGTGCAAAAATCGCATCGGGAACTGGTAAAATCACAGTAAACCATAAAGATGTAAATGATTATATCAAAAACGGCGACCACCTAGTGCGCCGTGCTCTTGAGCCTCTTCTAATTTTAGAAGCTCGTGACAAATATGACATTGCACTGAATGTATCTGGTGGTGGGGTGATTGGGCAAGTAGGAGCGATCCGACATGCTGTAGCTCGTGCACTCGTAGCTTTTAACGAAGCTTTCAAACCAGCTTTGAAAAAAGAAGGTTTTCTCACTCGAGATAGCCGTATGGTGGAACGTAAGAAATACGGTCTACACAAAGCTCGCCGAGGAACTCAGTTCTCAAAACGTTAA
- the rplM gene encoding 50S ribosomal protein L13 — protein sequence MELLSKAHKTPSIAKEAVQKQWFVVDATDKTLGRLASQVASRLRGKHKSTFTPNQDCGDNIIIVNASKVAVTGRKREQKIYYHHSRYPGGMTAIAFHKLIQENPERVIMEAVKGMLPKSKLGDQMLRNCRVFAGNDHNLGAQKPLKLELK from the coding sequence ATGGAACTATTGTCTAAAGCCCACAAGACCCCTTCTATCGCAAAAGAAGCCGTACAAAAACAGTGGTTTGTTGTGGACGCAACTGATAAGACTCTCGGAAGATTGGCAAGTCAAGTAGCTTCCCGACTTCGCGGAAAACACAAATCTACCTTCACTCCTAACCAGGATTGTGGAGATAATATCATTATCGTTAATGCATCTAAAGTGGCAGTCACTGGCCGCAAAAGAGAACAAAAAATTTACTATCATCACTCACGTTACCCAGGTGGTATGACTGCAATTGCATTTCATAAACTCATTCAAGAGAATCCTGAAAGAGTGATTATGGAAGCGGTGAAAGGAATGTTACCTAAATCTAAGTTAGGTGATCAAATGTTGAGAAATTGCCGCGTATTCGCAGGTAATGACCACAACTTGGGAGCTCAAAAGCCCCTTAAACTGGAGTTGAAATAA